In a genomic window of Desulfovibrio sp. JC022:
- a CDS encoding PilZ domain-containing protein has translation MEKINFQYILDLIQSQVINPVEKFISTLPQESFYLILAAAGLIGLLAAVFAFLLLRPKPQKKQKPQGPQNFVQFFQSSGTIMDIAAAGHHENVLGRAVLTAVKPDRMRLEIIEESGIAKLGPTAEIILMFPPEQSAAGKVNSFRSTISSLECDEEGCGRMTLTPPVKFSLVKRRRHKRKRVIDQQFIRVKLWRGKADSDDTSFVDRIPDLAVNSYDPRSTGHEDNQVINISNGGIGVGTSPTLVESKFNINDDVLISIFMFNFRQKVFKPYWYAGKIRSIESMDSQTCRVGVEFTVTGKMRDENEQNIDWKEM, from the coding sequence ATGGAAAAAATCAATTTTCAATACATTCTTGACCTGATTCAATCGCAAGTAATTAATCCTGTTGAAAAATTTATCTCCACCCTGCCGCAGGAATCATTCTACCTGATTCTGGCGGCAGCAGGATTGATCGGACTTCTGGCGGCTGTTTTCGCATTTCTGCTCTTACGCCCCAAACCGCAAAAAAAACAAAAACCCCAAGGGCCGCAAAACTTTGTTCAATTCTTTCAGAGCAGCGGAACAATCATGGATATAGCCGCCGCAGGTCACCATGAAAATGTACTGGGCAGAGCGGTGCTGACCGCGGTAAAGCCCGATCGTATGCGCCTTGAAATAATTGAAGAAAGCGGTATCGCAAAACTTGGACCCACTGCAGAAATTATTCTCATGTTTCCCCCGGAACAGAGTGCCGCAGGAAAGGTCAATTCCTTCAGGTCGACCATAAGTTCCCTTGAATGCGACGAAGAAGGCTGCGGCAGGATGACCCTCACTCCTCCGGTCAAATTTTCCTTGGTAAAAAGACGCCGCCACAAACGGAAAAGAGTCATTGACCAGCAGTTTATCAGGGTCAAACTCTGGCGGGGCAAAGCAGACAGTGACGATACCTCATTTGTGGACCGCATCCCGGACCTTGCAGTGAATTCATACGATCCCCGCTCCACCGGACACGAAGATAATCAGGTCATCAATATCTCCAACGGGGGCATCGGGGTGGGTACATCCCCCACGCTGGTGGAATCAAAATTCAACATCAATGATGATGTACTGATCAGTATCTTCATGTTTAATTTCAGGCAGAAAGTATTCAAACCATACTGGTATGCCGGAAAAATCCGTTCCATTGAAAGCATGGACAGCCAAACCTGCCGAGTAGGTGTTGAGTTCACTGTCACCGGAAAGATGCGTGATGAAAATGAACAGAATATTGATTGGAAGGAAATGTAG